The following coding sequences lie in one Verrucomicrobiota bacterium genomic window:
- a CDS encoding DUF1553 domain-containing protein: MTPAPDQSDARELEPKAVPVASARWLASAALSFLLDRRQGLQKATKRNVIRQLSSVGAAIALLVLADARAAEISFRNDVVAVLSKAGCNAGACHGNANGKAGFKLSLRGEDPEWDFHALTRDQFGRRVNASAPDQSLVLLKPATAISHEGGKRFGKESWEYQTLRDWIAGGARPDAADTPRLRKIEVTPTEEILLDLAETVPLRVQATFSDGSRRDVTRIAVYEPSNSLARISPDGLVERQGFGEVTVLVRYLQCQVPVRLAFVPARAGFIWRNPSAKNYIDEHGFAKLRQLRMNPSELCGDEVFVRRAYLDLLGILPAAEEARAFVRSQGADKRAKLIDELLQRTEFADFWALKWSDLLRNEERALDQKGVQNFHRWIRQSIAEGKPMNQFVRELIATRGSTYASPAANYYRANRDPVSRAEATAQVFLGTRLQCAQCHNHPFDRWTQDDYYNWTALFSRVQYKVLENRRQDSNDSHEFKGEQIVFVARKGEVKNPRTGKPASPHMLGTTTHEPDYVSRLTNYDPGSDALDELAAWMTAPENPFFARAQVNRIWFHLMGRGIVDPIDDFRATNPASHAELLEALARDFIAHDFDLRHVIRLIMNSRTYQLSSEPNETNREDEMNYSRALVRRLSAEQMMDCQTQVAGVPSKFQGYPAGMRAAELPGARPERVRGQRGGPKGNDQFLIVFGKPQRLLTCECERSTETTMSQAFQMISGPTVNDLLTNSENRLTALLASGKSDAEMIDELYWTALTRAPGATELERAQKHLDAAKDRRAALEDLLWGLLNAKEFVLRK; encoded by the coding sequence TGCTGAGATTTCCTTCCGGAACGATGTGGTGGCGGTTCTGTCCAAGGCGGGCTGCAACGCGGGCGCGTGCCACGGCAACGCCAATGGCAAAGCGGGATTCAAACTCTCCCTGCGCGGCGAGGATCCGGAGTGGGACTTCCACGCGCTCACTCGCGATCAATTTGGCCGGCGCGTGAACGCTTCGGCCCCTGACCAGAGCCTGGTTCTGCTCAAACCCGCCACTGCGATTTCTCACGAAGGCGGCAAGCGGTTCGGCAAAGAATCATGGGAATATCAAACGCTTCGCGACTGGATTGCGGGCGGCGCGCGCCCCGATGCGGCGGACACTCCCAGGCTGCGGAAGATTGAGGTCACGCCAACGGAAGAGATTCTGCTCGACCTGGCGGAGACCGTGCCGTTGCGCGTCCAGGCAACTTTTTCCGATGGCTCCAGACGGGACGTCACTCGGATTGCGGTTTATGAGCCGAGCAACAGCCTGGCCAGAATTTCCCCGGACGGACTCGTGGAACGCCAGGGATTCGGCGAAGTCACCGTTCTGGTCCGTTATCTCCAATGTCAGGTCCCGGTCCGTCTGGCGTTCGTGCCCGCGCGAGCGGGCTTCATCTGGCGAAATCCTTCCGCGAAGAATTACATCGACGAACACGGGTTCGCGAAGTTGCGCCAGTTGCGGATGAACCCTTCCGAGTTATGCGGCGATGAAGTGTTTGTCCGGCGCGCTTATCTGGATTTGCTGGGGATTCTGCCGGCGGCAGAGGAAGCGCGTGCGTTTGTTCGGAGTCAAGGCGCCGACAAGCGGGCGAAGCTGATCGACGAATTGCTGCAACGGACGGAGTTCGCGGATTTCTGGGCGTTGAAATGGTCGGATCTGCTCCGCAACGAGGAACGGGCGCTGGATCAGAAGGGCGTGCAGAACTTCCATCGCTGGATTCGGCAGAGCATTGCCGAGGGCAAGCCGATGAACCAGTTCGTCCGGGAATTGATCGCCACGCGTGGCAGCACCTACGCCAGTCCCGCCGCGAATTACTACCGGGCAAACCGCGACCCCGTGAGCCGGGCCGAAGCGACGGCGCAGGTGTTCTTGGGCACGCGGCTGCAATGCGCCCAGTGCCACAACCATCCGTTCGATCGCTGGACTCAGGATGATTACTACAACTGGACGGCGCTGTTCTCGCGCGTCCAATACAAGGTTCTGGAGAACCGCCGCCAGGACAGCAACGACTCGCACGAATTCAAAGGCGAGCAAATCGTGTTCGTCGCGCGCAAAGGCGAAGTGAAAAACCCGCGCACCGGCAAACCCGCCTCTCCGCACATGCTGGGAACCACGACGCACGAACCAGATTACGTTTCACGTTTGACGAATTACGACCCGGGCTCCGACGCCTTGGACGAACTGGCCGCCTGGATGACTGCCCCGGAGAATCCGTTTTTCGCCCGCGCCCAGGTCAACCGCATCTGGTTTCATTTGATGGGCCGGGGCATCGTCGATCCGATCGATGATTTTCGCGCCACCAACCCCGCTTCGCACGCGGAATTGCTGGAGGCGCTGGCCAGGGATTTCATCGCGCATGATTTCGATCTGCGCCACGTCATCCGGCTGATCATGAACTCGCGCACTTACCAGTTGTCGAGCGAACCGAACGAAACCAACCGCGAGGACGAAATGAATTATTCGCGCGCGCTCGTGCGGCGGCTGAGCGCGGAACAGATGATGGATTGCCAGACTCAGGTGGCGGGCGTGCCTTCGAAGTTTCAGGGTTATCCCGCGGGAATGCGCGCGGCGGAATTGCCCGGCGCGCGGCCTGAACGGGTGCGCGGACAGCGCGGAGGGCCGAAAGGGAACGACCAGTTCCTGATCGTCTTCGGGAAGCCTCAGAGGCTGCTGACCTGCGAGTGCGAGCGTTCCACCGAGACGACCATGAGCCAGGCTTTCCAGATGATCAGCGGTCCGACGGTGAATGATCTGCTGACGAACAGCGAGAACCGGCTGACTGCGCTGCTGGCTTCGGGCAAATCCGATGCAGAAATGATCGACGAGCTTTATTGGACGGCCCTGACGCGGGCGCCCGGCGCGACGGAGTTAGAGAGGGCGCAGAAGCACCTGGACGCCGCAAAGGACCGGCGCGCGGCGTTGGAGGATTTGTTGTGGGGTTTGCTGAACGCGAAAGAGTTTGTGTTGAGAAAGTGA
- a CDS encoding DUF1501 domain-containing protein, which yields MSKPIHSFACPGFHASRLSRRHALKVGGLGMLGLTMPGLLRAEAMKKGPPARAKSVIFLYQFGGPSHLETFDMKPEAPEGIRGLHKPMASNVPGIQVAERLPRMAKVMDKVTLIRSMHHTMKNHNSASYYALTGHAPPVDDIRLKDSIELFPAYGSVVDQLAPVSGAVPTFVAYPYVIRDGSVTPGQHASFLGKVHDPFLFTQDPNSPDFSLPELTLPANLSYERLAQRRELQKVIDAQSRLLEYSATAQGLDDYYQKALAMLHSTKLREAFNLSAEPDKVRDGYGRHTYGQSCLLARRLVEAGVKFVTVYFSDSIGGQSTTNGGWDTHGFNNTRMFPIIEKRHLPITDQTLPTLLEDLDQRGLLDSTLVLWVGEFGRTPKVNANISRDHWPQCYTALLAGGGVKRGFVYGASDKHGAYPAENLVRPDDLSATVFYLLGIDPHTEVRAVGNRPVHISEGNPVMGVLA from the coding sequence ATGAGTAAGCCAATTCACTCCTTCGCCTGCCCCGGATTCCACGCCTCGCGCCTTTCCCGCCGGCACGCCTTGAAAGTCGGCGGACTTGGCATGCTCGGCTTGACGATGCCGGGCTTGCTGCGTGCGGAAGCGATGAAGAAAGGGCCGCCGGCGCGCGCCAAGTCCGTCATCTTCCTGTACCAGTTCGGCGGGCCGAGCCATCTGGAAACCTTCGATATGAAACCGGAGGCGCCCGAAGGCATTCGCGGGCTGCACAAGCCGATGGCGAGCAACGTGCCGGGCATCCAGGTCGCCGAGCGCCTGCCGCGCATGGCCAAGGTCATGGACAAAGTGACGCTGATCCGCAGCATGCACCACACGATGAAGAACCACAATTCGGCGTCGTATTACGCGCTGACGGGCCACGCGCCGCCGGTGGATGACATTCGCTTGAAGGATTCCATCGAGTTGTTTCCCGCGTACGGTTCGGTGGTGGATCAGCTCGCCCCGGTCAGTGGAGCGGTGCCCACGTTTGTCGCTTATCCCTACGTGATCCGGGATGGATCGGTGACGCCGGGCCAGCACGCCAGCTTTTTGGGCAAAGTTCACGATCCGTTCTTGTTCACTCAGGATCCGAACAGCCCGGACTTCAGCCTGCCGGAATTGACCTTGCCAGCGAACCTGAGCTACGAGCGCCTGGCGCAACGGCGCGAACTCCAGAAGGTCATCGACGCGCAATCGAGATTGCTGGAGTACTCGGCGACGGCCCAGGGGCTCGATGACTATTATCAGAAAGCGCTGGCGATGCTGCACTCCACGAAGCTGCGTGAGGCGTTCAATTTGTCCGCGGAACCCGATAAAGTGCGGGACGGCTACGGCCGGCACACCTACGGGCAAAGCTGTCTGCTGGCGCGGCGGTTGGTGGAAGCAGGCGTGAAGTTCGTCACGGTTTATTTTTCCGACAGCATCGGCGGCCAGAGCACGACCAATGGCGGATGGGACACGCACGGCTTCAACAACACGCGGATGTTCCCGATTATCGAGAAGCGGCACTTGCCGATCACGGATCAAACGCTGCCGACGCTGCTGGAGGATTTGGACCAGCGCGGGCTGCTCGATTCGACGCTCGTGCTGTGGGTAGGCGAGTTCGGCCGCACGCCCAAGGTCAATGCCAACATCAGCCGCGATCACTGGCCGCAGTGTTACACCGCGCTGCTGGCGGGAGGGGGCGTGAAGCGCGGCTTCGTGTACGGCGCGTCGGACAAACACGGCGCGTATCCGGCGGAGAATCTGGTGCGCCCGGATGATCTGTCGGCGACCGTGTTTTACCTGCTCGGCATCGACCCGCACACCGAAGTGCGCGCCGTGGGCAATCGGCCCGTGCACATTTCCGAAGGCAACCCGGTCATGGGCGTGCTTGCGTGA
- a CDS encoding prepilin-type N-terminal cleavage/methylation domain-containing protein produces MRKLLAAQIFNHASALPCDMRSTAKLKGSSCLAFTLPELLVAIAILGVLASLLLPALSGAKGSAYFVKCKSNTRKLGLALRMYVDDKGFYPRTEPGGPWRHWSKSVNGYLDQPVVNRRWTDNREFVIWPPSVFVCPSDTRRKWHGSGGSYGYNSSGISLNGTVGNGNRDAERAPTGLGGAGVYRAKLGPLFPNPVSESFVISPGEMIAFGDAYEFGQRSPINLKRDLYDTLGYIVREGGVGDLTGSLAAISSDEGGRPTGWKRHRRRLSVVFCDGHVEGLKVQTLFFSKQDKDLRLWNVDNQPHSEVLRYTK; encoded by the coding sequence GTGAGGAAGTTGCTCGCAGCGCAGATTTTCAATCATGCCAGCGCTTTGCCCTGCGACATGAGATCAACAGCCAAACTGAAGGGCAGTTCTTGCCTGGCTTTCACCTTACCCGAATTGCTCGTGGCGATCGCAATCCTTGGAGTTTTGGCGTCGCTGCTATTGCCAGCGCTATCAGGAGCTAAAGGCAGCGCGTACTTCGTGAAATGCAAGTCCAACACCAGGAAACTGGGACTCGCCCTACGAATGTATGTTGACGACAAAGGCTTTTACCCAAGGACGGAACCCGGAGGCCCTTGGCGGCATTGGTCCAAATCTGTTAATGGTTACTTGGATCAGCCGGTCGTGAACCGCAGGTGGACTGACAATAGAGAGTTTGTAATTTGGCCCCCGAGCGTGTTCGTCTGCCCGTCTGACACGCGCCGGAAGTGGCACGGTTCCGGCGGCAGTTATGGCTACAACTCTTCGGGAATTAGTTTGAACGGGACTGTGGGCAATGGGAACAGGGATGCAGAAAGAGCGCCCACCGGGTTAGGTGGGGCTGGGGTCTATAGGGCAAAATTAGGTCCATTGTTTCCGAATCCAGTTTCTGAATCCTTCGTGATCTCCCCAGGGGAGATGATTGCCTTTGGCGACGCGTACGAATTCGGGCAGCGCTCTCCTATTAATTTGAAGCGAGACCTCTATGACACGCTAGGGTACATCGTACGCGAAGGCGGGGTTGGGGATCTTACCGGAAGTTTGGCTGCGATATCTAGCGATGAAGGCGGCCGACCGACTGGGTGGAAGCGTCATCGCAGGCGCTTGAGCGTAGTCTTTTGCGACGGGCATGTCGAGGGCCTGAAGGTCCAGACTTTGTTCTTCAGCAAACAGGATAAGGACCTGCGACTTTGGAACGTCGATAATCAGCCCCATAGCGAAGTGCTGCGCTACACAAAGTGA